The DNA window AATGCACCTCATCCAGAGGCCGCTAAAAAGTTCCTTGAGTTCTGGAATACGCAAGAAGGGATTACGTTAGGGAGCCTCGGGGTCGAAGATTTTGACTACACCTTAGATAACGGCGCATATACACTTACAGAAATCGGAGAAACCGCAAACATGGATCATGGTGTTCCTTATTGGTACAACTCGACGGTTAAATCGCCATTTCCTGCACTACCGGGCGTTGAAGATGCAATGGCATTGTCCAAACAATATGCAACATTGGAGCTTTCCTTATCTACTTGGCCGGATGCTGAGAAAATCGTGAATAATTACGCACTTAAGGCTATGTCAGGTCAGATGGCAGCGAAGGATGCAGTCGCCCAAATGCAAAAAGAATTGAAAGGCGCAAACTTAATCGACTAATAATCCGGTAATCGCCGATCAGGCAGGCGAGGAAGTTGTTCCAGCTTCCTCGTCCATAACCGGAGTTCATTGTTGAGGAGGAAGCGAAGAGAAAATGAGAATAATCAAGAAAAACGCCATGTTCTACATGATGATGATTCCAATCGTCGTATATTTCGCGATGTTCGCTTATTATCCGCTTGTGAAAGGGATACAGACTAGCTTTCAGGACTACAAACTTATGGGTGAGCGGCCTTATATCGGCTTAGACAATTATGATCTGGTTATCCATGATCCGAGTTTCTGGGATGCGTTATGGAATACGCTGTATATTGGCGGGGGGATTCTCATCATTGGTTTTATCGCCCCGTTGCTCATTGCCCTCTCTTTGAACGAAGTTATGAAGAGTTGGTTCAAGAAAACCGCACAGATGTTGCTGTACGTTCCGCATTTGTTATCTTGGGTTGTCATCGGAGGGATTTTCATTTTTCTCCTATCCCCGGATACTGGGCTAGTTAATATGCTGCTGGTGAATATATTCGGTATGAATCCGATCAATTTCATGGCGGATGAGTCCTGGGCAAGAAGCATTATGATTGGATCGGCTGTATGGAAGGACATGGGTTACAACTGTATTTTGTTCTTGGCCGGCATTGCGGCGATCAGCCCATCGTTATACGAAGCCGCGCGAATGGATGGGGCGACCCGGTGGCAGCAGGTTCGTTACGTAACACTGCCGCAGTTGATGAGCACGATGAAAGTTATTTTCCTGCTCAATACACTGGGACTTCTCCGAATTTTTGACCAGATATTTGTCATGCGCAATCCGGCGATCACTTCCAAGGTCGACGTACTTATGATGTATACGTTCCAAAAAGGAATTATGGAAATTCGTTTTGGACCTGCGGCCGCTGCTAGCTTCTTCGTTGTATTATTCACTTTACTACTCACGGTTATGGTTAGAAAAATAACTCGTTTTGACGAGGTGTAACGAATGGGAATTGAACGATTTGAGAGAATGGGTTGGAAGAATAAGCTATTTGATTGTTTGAACGTGATGTTCCTGTTGCTGCTAATGCTGACGATGATTGTCCCTTTTATTAATGTAGTTGCGCTCGCCTTCTCGTCAGGAATGGCGTCCATGCAGCCCGATATTATCCTTTTTCCAAAAGATTTTAGCGTGGAAGGTTTTACGATAGTATGGCAAAGTTTAGACCTTTGGCGGCCATTCATGAACAGCGTAATCGTCACCATCGCGGGTACGTTCCTTCATGTCTTATTAAGCAGCCTAGCGGGGTACGTGCTTATTCAGCCGTATTTGCCAGGCAAGAAGCTCATGGTCTCTTTTATCTTGCTGACGATGATGATTCCGCAAGATGCGATCATGATCCCGCTTTACTTAGTAAATAAAGATTTGCATCTCATTAATACGCTGAGTTCCCTTGTGTTATCCGGCATGGTCTCCGGTTTCTCGATCTTGCTTATGCGCAATTATTTCATGGCTGTCCCTTACGAGATGTCCGAGTCCGCGCAGATTGATGGCGCAGGAATGTTTCGCATCTTCGCGACGATGTACATTCGTCTAGCGAAGTCTGGACTTGCTACGATTACTTTATTCGAATTTGTAAGTCGTTGGAACATGTTATCGGCTCCGGTACTGTACATTAATGATAGTTCCAAAATCACATTACAGGTCGCACTTAAATCAATGATCACGGAAGCAAGTGCCACTTCGAGCAATTTTCTGGTCACTACGAACGTTCGAATGGCTGGAATTCTGATTTCGATTATCCCGTTGATAGCGATATATCCTTTCGTTCAGAAGTATTTCA is part of the Paenibacillus segetis genome and encodes:
- a CDS encoding ABC transporter permease subunit, encoding MRIIKKNAMFYMMMIPIVVYFAMFAYYPLVKGIQTSFQDYKLMGERPYIGLDNYDLVIHDPSFWDALWNTLYIGGGILIIGFIAPLLIALSLNEVMKSWFKKTAQMLLYVPHLLSWVVIGGIFIFLLSPDTGLVNMLLVNIFGMNPINFMADESWARSIMIGSAVWKDMGYNCILFLAGIAAISPSLYEAARMDGATRWQQVRYVTLPQLMSTMKVIFLLNTLGLLRIFDQIFVMRNPAITSKVDVLMMYTFQKGIMEIRFGPAAAASFFVVLFTLLLTVMVRKITRFDEV
- a CDS encoding carbohydrate ABC transporter permease, yielding MGWKNKLFDCLNVMFLLLLMLTMIVPFINVVALAFSSGMASMQPDIILFPKDFSVEGFTIVWQSLDLWRPFMNSVIVTIAGTFLHVLLSSLAGYVLIQPYLPGKKLMVSFILLTMMIPQDAIMIPLYLVNKDLHLINTLSSLVLSGMVSGFSILLMRNYFMAVPYEMSESAQIDGAGMFRIFATMYIRLAKSGLATITLFEFVSRWNMLSAPVLYINDSSKITLQVALKSMITEASATSSNFLVTTNVRMAGILISIIPLIAIYPFVQKYFMKGLMLGANKE